From the Atribacterota bacterium genome, one window contains:
- a CDS encoding FGGY-family carbohydrate kinase: MEGYLLGIDVGTSAVKVVLFDLQGKVVAATNKTVPIYSEKPDYAEQNMNEIWDITTHSIAMCLAESRIDPTRIVSIGVTGQGTGCWLLDESLQPLGNAVIWIDGRAKSMLDEWKKDGRHLLAFERSSNSIFTGSPVAVLGWLKEEKPEILRRAKHFLFAKDWIRYKLTGVLATDASDFCMFPLSLDGEVHSILEIFGLEELEEIFPPMREAWEVVGTVTREAASCTGLRVGTPVVTGVVDVAACALALGVLCSGQAYSILGTTCFNAFLTERSSALFEPPGVGISVFYPLKETFLRAMATMSGTLSLDWFLTHVLRKEKEFCEHKEALFVRLEEEVRQIPPGAEGLVFLPYISPGGERAPFVDPRARGVFFGLSYAHRDIHLARAVYEGISFSVLDCFQSLAAPFQEMRLSGGGAKSNFWCQMVADMTGVKVVVPRVRELGALGVALLAGVGVDVFADLHQAVAETFQVDRIFYPDSSLHQFYREKFLVYRKLREALGVIWEINDKIQEKIPFLLEAVKNHEGSGSENQR, encoded by the coding sequence GTGGAGGGATACCTTTTAGGTATTGACGTTGGGACCAGCGCCGTCAAGGTTGTTCTTTTTGATCTCCAGGGAAAAGTTGTGGCAGCCACAAACAAGACAGTTCCTATTTACAGCGAGAAGCCGGATTATGCCGAGCAGAACATGAATGAAATCTGGGATATCACCACGCATTCTATCGCCATGTGTCTCGCCGAATCTCGCATTGATCCCACTCGCATTGTTTCTATCGGTGTGACCGGACAGGGGACCGGTTGCTGGCTGCTTGATGAATCGTTGCAACCGTTGGGTAATGCCGTCATCTGGATCGATGGCCGAGCAAAATCGATGCTCGATGAATGGAAAAAGGATGGGAGGCATCTTTTGGCTTTTGAGAGGTCCAGTAACAGCATTTTTACTGGTTCTCCGGTGGCAGTTTTAGGGTGGCTTAAAGAGGAGAAACCGGAGATACTGAGGCGGGCAAAGCATTTCCTCTTCGCGAAAGATTGGATTCGATATAAACTCACCGGGGTTCTGGCAACTGATGCGTCTGATTTCTGTATGTTCCCTCTTTCGTTAGACGGAGAAGTGCATTCTATCTTGGAGATTTTCGGTCTTGAGGAGCTTGAAGAAATCTTTCCTCCAATGCGAGAAGCATGGGAAGTGGTGGGAACGGTAACCCGGGAAGCTGCTTCGTGCACTGGTCTTCGGGTGGGAACCCCCGTGGTTACCGGAGTCGTCGATGTTGCTGCTTGTGCTTTGGCTTTGGGAGTTCTTTGCTCTGGACAGGCCTACTCGATTTTGGGGACGACTTGTTTTAACGCCTTTTTGACTGAGCGATCTTCTGCGCTTTTTGAACCGCCAGGAGTGGGTATTTCGGTTTTTTACCCTCTGAAGGAAACTTTTTTACGAGCTATGGCTACAATGTCGGGGACATTGAGTCTTGATTGGTTTCTCACTCATGTTCTGCGAAAGGAAAAAGAATTTTGTGAGCACAAAGAGGCACTTTTTGTTCGTTTAGAGGAAGAAGTCCGGCAAATTCCTCCTGGGGCAGAAGGCCTGGTTTTCCTTCCGTATATCAGCCCTGGTGGGGAACGGGCACCTTTTGTGGACCCGAGAGCACGAGGGGTATTTTTTGGTTTGAGTTATGCCCATCGCGATATCCATCTTGCTCGAGCGGTATATGAAGGGATTTCGTTTTCGGTTCTGGATTGTTTCCAGTCCCTTGCCGCCCCTTTCCAGGAAATGAGGCTTTCAGGCGGAGGAGCAAAAAGTAATTTCTGGTGCCAAATGGTTGCCGATATGACTGGGGTAAAAGTGGTTGTCCCCCGAGTAAGGGAGCTGGGAGCCCTGGGAGTAGCGCTTTTGGCTGGGGTAGGAGTGGATGTTTTTGCTGATCTTCACCAAGCGGTGGCTGAGACGTTTCAGGTGGATCGAATTTTTTATCCTGATTCTTCCTTGCATCAATTCTATCGGGAAAAATTTCTGGTCTATCGAAAACTGCGTGAAGCGCTTGGTGTGATATGGGAAATAAATGACAAAATTCAAGAGAAAATACCTTTTCTTTTAGAGGCGGTAAAGAATCATGAAGGCTCTGGTTCAGAAAACCAAAGATAA
- a CDS encoding zinc-binding dehydrogenase, with translation MKALVQKTKDKQSIVLEDIQEPFPGYGEVKVKVIAAGICGTDVHGISSLKPPVVLGHEFAGVVVAIGEGVEKVKVGDRVTSETTVFHCGQCIYCREGHFNLCPHRKGIGSGVNGAFADYIVVPEATVHVLPSFLSFEEGAVLEPLACAVHAVVEQAKVAGGEKVLVLGPGPLGILVAWVARSQGAQVILAGKADDGERLKKAQAYPLDFMLDVDSMNLQEFVGSKISLYGVDVVFECSGALPAVYSGLELLRKRGRFFQLGILHKDVLLDFDEYLFSRELVLSGSRTQKKSSWEKAIAMLIEHRFPLQDLITHVLPLEDWQKGFMLTRIKEAIKVILKP, from the coding sequence ATGAAGGCTCTGGTTCAGAAAACCAAAGATAAACAAAGTATTGTCTTGGAGGATATTCAAGAACCGTTTCCGGGGTATGGAGAGGTGAAGGTAAAAGTTATCGCTGCTGGGATTTGCGGTACCGATGTTCATGGGATTTCTTCGCTTAAACCTCCGGTGGTTCTGGGTCACGAGTTTGCTGGCGTGGTGGTGGCAATTGGAGAAGGGGTAGAGAAAGTTAAAGTAGGGGATCGGGTGACCTCAGAGACAACCGTTTTCCATTGTGGTCAATGTATCTATTGCCGTGAGGGACACTTCAACCTTTGCCCACACCGTAAAGGTATCGGGTCAGGCGTTAACGGAGCGTTTGCCGATTATATTGTGGTTCCCGAAGCCACAGTACATGTACTTCCTTCTTTTCTTTCGTTCGAAGAGGGAGCAGTACTTGAACCTTTGGCCTGTGCGGTGCATGCAGTTGTAGAGCAGGCAAAAGTGGCAGGAGGGGAAAAAGTGCTCGTTCTTGGTCCTGGCCCCCTGGGAATTTTGGTAGCCTGGGTGGCCCGCTCGCAAGGTGCACAAGTGATTTTAGCTGGTAAAGCCGATGACGGAGAGAGGCTAAAGAAGGCCCAGGCCTATCCCCTTGATTTTATGCTTGATGTGGACTCCATGAACCTTCAGGAATTCGTAGGGAGCAAAATCAGTCTCTATGGAGTGGATGTGGTTTTTGAATGCTCGGGAGCCCTTCCGGCAGTGTATTCTGGCCTAGAACTCCTTCGGAAAAGGGGCCGTTTTTTTCAGTTGGGGATTCTCCATAAGGATGTTTTGCTTGATTTTGATGAGTATCTTTTTTCTCGAGAGCTGGTTCTTTCTGGTTCGAGAACTCAGAAAAAATCAAGTTGGGAGAAGGCCATAGCGATGCTCATTGAACACCGATTTCCCCTCCAGGATTTAATTACCCATGTATTGCCTTTGGAAGACTGGCAAAAAGGATTCATGTTAACCAGGATAAAAGAGGCCATTAAAGTCATTTTGAAACCCTGA
- a CDS encoding TIM barrel protein, with protein sequence MALLQLAVGTWCMGGVADRFLPQGYENPVGLKERVARIKKVKDITAVEFFDDELESMAPQDLKTLLDDQGLKVSGINFNTHGRPNWQRGALTCPDTKRRREAIDGAKRTIDILGIFDCSTLGLWLGTDGFDYPFQVDYARAWDSLLEAVAEIADYNPSVRISLEYKLKEPRQYIFLGNAFQTLYLIKTLGRKNVGVTVDFGHALMAKENPGEVVSILAKEGVLYNIHFNDAYREWDDDLIAGSTNLYETLEFLHYIKKSGYQGYVGFDIFPYRMDPVKALELCVMNTRALENLLNRIDLQSLEEAQKGGDAGLAHQVVRKVFFD encoded by the coding sequence TTGGCATTGTTGCAGCTTGCTGTAGGAACCTGGTGTATGGGAGGGGTGGCGGACCGTTTTCTCCCTCAAGGATATGAAAACCCGGTTGGTTTGAAGGAGCGCGTTGCACGTATCAAGAAGGTAAAGGATATCACCGCGGTTGAGTTTTTCGATGATGAACTGGAGTCAATGGCCCCCCAGGACTTGAAAACGTTGCTCGATGACCAGGGCTTGAAAGTGAGTGGAATTAATTTTAACACCCATGGTCGACCAAATTGGCAAAGAGGAGCATTGACCTGTCCTGACACCAAGCGTCGACGCGAGGCGATTGACGGGGCAAAAAGAACGATCGATATTTTGGGAATTTTCGACTGTTCCACGCTGGGTTTATGGTTGGGTACCGATGGTTTTGATTATCCATTTCAGGTTGATTATGCGAGAGCCTGGGATTCACTGCTTGAAGCCGTTGCGGAAATCGCCGATTACAACCCTTCGGTACGCATTTCCCTTGAGTACAAGCTGAAAGAACCACGTCAGTACATTTTTCTTGGGAATGCGTTCCAAACCCTCTATCTCATCAAAACCTTAGGAAGGAAAAACGTTGGTGTCACAGTCGATTTTGGCCATGCTCTGATGGCGAAAGAAAACCCGGGAGAAGTGGTTTCGATTTTAGCGAAAGAAGGTGTTCTCTATAATATCCATTTTAACGACGCGTACCGGGAATGGGACGATGACCTGATTGCTGGAAGTACCAACCTTTATGAGACCCTGGAATTTCTCCATTACATTAAAAAATCTGGTTACCAGGGGTATGTTGGTTTTGACATATTCCCCTACCGCATGGACCCGGTGAAGGCGCTGGAACTTTGTGTGATGAACACCCGGGCTCTTGAGAACCTGCTGAATAGAATTGATTTACAATCCTTAGAAGAAGCGCAGAAAGGAGGAGATGCTGGTCTTGCACACCAGGTAGTGCGGAAAGTGTTTTTTGATTAA